A section of the Plutella xylostella chromosome 18, ilPluXylo3.1, whole genome shotgun sequence genome encodes:
- the LOC105388838 gene encoding persulfide dioxygenase ETHE1, mitochondrial, producing MWLRLSVSGARFGSLLSVYRSGVNARLLSTTIMDNHTNFFFRQLFDTVSSTYTYLLGDTSSKEAVLIDPVLEHAERDAALIQQLGFKLIYAMNTHMHADHITGTGKLKSLLPGSQSVISRASGAKADVYLDDGAVVKFGQHELLATATPGHTDGCITYICHKQGIAFTGDTLLIRGCGRTDFQQGSPERLYQSIYSKIFTLPDNYTLYPAHDYKGLTATTVAEEKKYNPRLTKSLEEFVEIMKNLNLPYPKMIDKAVPANKVCGLY from the exons ATGTGGTTAAGGTTGTCAGTCTCCGGAGCAAGGTTTGGTTCCCTCCTGAGTGTCTACCGGTCCGGGGTAAACGCAAGGCTTCTCTCCACTACCATCATGGACAACCACACCAATTTCTTCTTTAGACAG TTGTTCGACACAGTGAGCAGCACCTACACCTACCTGCTCGGGGACACGAGCTCTAAAGAGGCCGTGCTCATCGACCCCGTGTTGGAGCATGCGGAGAGGGACGCGGCACTCATACAGCAACTCGGCTTCAAGCTGATATATGCTA TGAACACACACATGCACGCTGACCATATAACTGGCACGGGCAAGCTCAAGTCCCTACTGCCGGGCAGCCAGAGCGTCATCAGCAGAGCTAGCGGGGCGAAGGCCGATGTGTACTTGGACGACGGGGCGGTGGTGAAGTTCGGACAACACGAGCTGCTCGCTACAGCCACCCCGGGGCACACTGATGGCTGCATCACATATATTTGTCATAAGCAG GGCATAGCGTTCACAGGCGACACCCTCCTCATCCGTGGCTGCGGTCGCACGGACTTCCAGCAAGGATCACCCGAGCGCCTCTACCAGTCCATCTACTCCAAGATATTCACGCTACCAGACAACTACACTTTATACCCGGCTCACGACTACAAGGGACTAACTGCGACTACTGTGGCTGAGGAGAAGAAATATAATCCGAGATTGACGAAGTCTTTGGAGGAATTCGTGGAGATAATGAAGAATTTGAACTTGCCGTACCCGAAAATGATTG ACAAAGCGGTGCCGGCAAACAAAGTATGTGGACTCTACTGA